The proteins below come from a single Branchiostoma floridae strain S238N-H82 chromosome 5, Bfl_VNyyK, whole genome shotgun sequence genomic window:
- the LOC118415173 gene encoding short transient receptor potential channel 5-like translates to MEARFLGLVRDNDVLEVTVALSEVNGITDFPLDLGSLRDKFGRSVLELAVDSGSREVAEVLLDHGAPIGDALLYAVDRQDVDAVRILLQREIMRGPTYCVDLEDGSSAFPSYMTPVMLAAMKNNYDILEMLLQAGFPTPAPDDYKWTTDISESIAWLDAYRAVCSPSYILLTSTDPFRTAFRTAKALRDVLWKREQYRPEVEQLADQCETFAYELLGEVRSTKEIEAILGHPCTPEDSTCGKSTSTLRLAMDLQLKQFTTHPLCIDHVEKLTYKKIIDYDQSFSGWEQASSAYGMAIKAILGLAYPFLCMAHLLAPQSKIGAFSSIPVVRTMYWTYSWIILLVLLMVESQSYRVGPAEIDSIVRGTPVPSIRISPSAILIMIWVTDIAWKNLQDVWSEGLMEHFKHLWNILDFMMVAVFLAQFTLRVWASLKLDVYSADSTVADDWARRANENTLQPIVVADALFSIFTIVVFIRAISLFTSYRFLGMLLISIGRMLMDIAKFIVFSGLILFAFACGLNQLYWFYGTMHQYLCSKYSKSNLQTACSNLFGFDTLPNSLQALFWTGFGVLDLTTLDLKPGTSPVDLFQIQEWPVITETVGKVIYTVYQVIGVLVIVNLIIAIMSDSYTRTEEDKRTDWAFSMIKQQLYNLDVDVSLPPPFGLMMSVRNALVRPVLILCGRRNNPPDSDTNAERAVHPAQSSLPAKQDVYNMVVGRLITRYLLRKERSLE, encoded by the exons ATGGAGGCACGTTTTCTGGGTCTCGTTCGCGATAACGACGTGTTGGAAGTAACTGTGGCGCTTTCTGAGGTGAATGGTATCACAGACTTTCCTCTTGACCTTGGGTCACTCCGGGACAAGTTCGGCAGGTCTGTACTGGAGCTAGCCGTGGACAGCGGGTCGCGGGAAGTGGCCGAGGTTCTGTTAGACCACGGCGCACCTATTGGTGACGCGCTGCTGTACGCAGTCGACAGACAAGACGTCGACGCTGTGCGGATCTTGCTGCAGAGAGAGATCATGAGAGGTCCAACGTACTGCGTGGACCTTGAG GATGGCAGCAGCGCCTTCCCCAGCTACATGACTCCGGTCATGCTAGCAGCCATGAAGAACAACTACGATATCCTAGAGATGCTGCTTCAAGCTGGCTTCCCTACACCTGCGCCAGACGACTACAAATGGACAACCGACATCAGCGAGTCCATCGCTTGGCTGGACGCCTACCGTGCGGTGTGCAGTCCGTCCTACATCCTCCTCACCAGCACCGACCCGTTCCGTACGGCCTTCCGGACGGCCAAGGCTCTTCGGGACGTCCTTTGGAAGCGGGAACAGTACCGGCCTGAGGTGGAGCAGCTGGCGGACCAGTGTGAGACGTTCGCGTATGAGTTACTGGGGGAAGTACGGTCAACTAAGGAAATCGAGGCCATTCTCGGCCACCCATGCACCCCAGAGGACTCTACGTGTGGAAAATCCACCTCTACTCTGCGTTTAGCCATGGACCTCCAGTTAAAGCAG TTCACGACACACCCTCTGTGTATTGACCACGTCGAGAAGCTGACGTACAAAAAGATTATTGACTACGACCAGTCCTTCAGCGGATGGGAGCAGGCGTCCTCTGCCTACGGCATGGCTATCAAGGCGATACTCGGGCTGGCGTATCCATTCCTGTGCATGGCCCACCTCCTGGCACCCCAGTCAAAG ATCGGAGCGTTTTCGAGCATCCCTGTCGTCCGGACGATGTACTGGACCTACTCCTGGATCATCCTGCTGGTTCTGCTGATGGTGGAGTCTCAGTCCTACCGAGTCGGTCCGGCGGAAATAGACAGCATCGTCAGAGGCACCCCTGTACCGTCGATAAGAATATCTCCTTCCGCAATACTGATCATGATATGGGTCACTG ACATCGCATGGAAAAATTTGCAAGACGTTTGGAGCGAAGGCCTGATGGAACATTTTAAACACCTGTGGAACATCCTAGACTTTATGATGGTTGCTGTTTTCCTGGCACAGTTCACCCTCCGGGTTTGGGCATCTTTAAAG CTTGATGTCTACTCAGCGGATAGTACGGTGGCGGATGACTGGGCACGCAGAGCAAATGAGAACACCTTGCAGCCGATTGTAGTTGCGGATGCCCTCTTCTCCATCTTCACGATCGTCGTTTTCATCCGAGCCATATCGCTGTTCACCTCGTATCGCTTTCTGGGGATGCTGCTGATCTCCATCGGACGAATGCTCATGGACATCGCGAAGTTCATCGTCTTTTCCGGACTGATCCTGTTTGCCTTCGCGTGCGGCTTGAACCAGCTGTACTGGTTCTACGGGACGATGCACCAGTACCTCTGTTCCAAATACTCAAAGAGCAACCTACAGACGGCTTGTTCGAATTTATTTGGTTTTGACAC ACTTCCCAACTCCCTACAAGCCCTGTTCTGGACTGGCTTTGGTGTTCTTGACCTGACTACGCTTGACCTGAAGCCAGGTACAAGTCCCGTGGACCTGTTCCAGATACAAGAATGGCCTGTCATCACAGAGACTGTCGGCAAAGTCATCTATACCGTGTACCAAGTCATTGGTGTGTTGGTTATCGTCAATCTGATCATCGCCATCATGAGCGACTCATATACCAGAACAGAG GAGGACAAACGCACTGACTGGGCCTTTTCGATGATAAAACAGCAGTTGTACAACCTTGATGTGGACGTGTCCCTGCCGCCACCCTTCGGCCTGATGATGTCCGTGAGGAACGCTCTTGTCCGCCCGGTGTTGATATTGTGTGGTCGGCGAAACAATCCTCCTGATTCAGACACGAAC GCAGAGAGAGCCGTCCACCCAGCTCAGTCATCACTGCCTGCGAAACAGGATGTGTACAAC ATGGTTGTTGGCAGGCTTATAACCAGATATTTGCTGCGCAAGGAAAGGAGTCTGGAATAA
- the LOC118416200 gene encoding short transient receptor potential channel 4-like gives MTPVMLAAMKNNYDILEMLLQAGFPTLETDAYQWTTSISQAKAWLDAYRAVCSPSYILLTSPDPFRTAFRTAKALRDVCWKREQYRPELEQLADQCETFACELLEEVCTTEELDILGHTDDPEGMSDESVGTLQLAVDLKQRQFSTQPLCVEYLALSRVKEAFEFHEVFGNWEKMPVVYAALWGIAIQLSYPLLCLAYIIAPDSRIGKFSRLHFIREHSWNMSWFMLMALLLIETQYYQVGRVEIDSIVRGTPLLVPYTEVSVAQTLIMLWVAGILLEELQEVQHEGLGRYFRQFWNILDFTLVALYLAQMALRLVAYVQLGVYDQDTVATQWMIKASPHTFEPVAVADVLFSLFTITVFMRSLSIFSHYRYLGTLMISIGRMFADIVNFISMDGVVTFAFACGLNQLYWYYGTVHEYLCEEYSKGNLKTVDCQRSHGFSTILKTVESLFWATFGITDLSMLELDPDSSTLEALRIMEQPVLTETVGKLIFVLFHATVVLVLLNLLIAIMSDSYQRTQDEKRRDWTFSIVKDMLFYMRVDLSLAPPFNLLLLVKTSVSRLLCAVCRQGNRRSPHSAIGQGSVHPSSPSKQERQEKYKMMIDRLVNRYLLRKERETENQR, from the exons ATGACTCCGGTCATGCTGGCAGCCATGAAGAACAACTACGATATCCTGGAGATGCTGCTTCAAGCTGGCTTCCCTACACTTGAAACTGACGCTTACCAGTGGACAACCTCCATCAGTCAAGCCAAGGCTTGGCTGGACGCCTACCGTGCGGTGTGCAGTCCGTCCTACATCCTCCTCACCAGCCCCGACCCGTTCCGTACGGCCTTCCGGACGGCCAAGGCTCTTCGGGACGTCTGCTGGAAGCGGGAACAGTACCGGCCTGAGCTGGAGCAGCTGGCGGACCAGTGTGAGACGTTCGCCTGTGAGCTGCTGGAAGAAGTGTGCACGACCGAAGAACTGGACATACTGGGACACACAGACGACCCGGAAGGCATGTCAGATGAGTCGGTTGGGACTCTACAATTAGCCGTGGACCTCAAACAACGACAG TTCTCGACGCAGCCTCTTTGTGTGGAGTATCTGGCGCTCTCCAGAGTAAAGGAGGCGTTCGAGTTCCATGAAGTATTCGGCAATTGGGAGAAGATGCCTGTTGTTTACGCAGCACTTTGGGGAATAGCAATTCAGTTATCATACCCATTGTTGTGTCTGGCATACATCATCGCACCGGACTCACGG ATTGGGAAGTTCTCAAGACTGCACTTCATCCGCGAGCACTCCTGGAACATGTCCTGGTTCATGTTGATGGCCCTGCTGTTGATTGAGACGCAGTACTATCAGGTTGGAAGGGTGGAGATAGACAGTATCGTCCGAGGCACGCCTTTACTGGTACCGTACACGGAGGTGTCAGTAGCTCAGACGCTCATCATGCTTTGGGTGGCTG GCATCCTTCTGGAAGAGCTACAGGAAGTTCAGCATGAGGGATTGGGGAGGTACTTCCGACAGTTTTGGAACATTCTTGACTTCACACTTGTGGCCCTGTACCTGGCGCAGATGGCACTTCGATTGGTGGCTTATGTACAG CTTGGTGTCTATGACCAGGATACTGTTGCCACCCAATGGATGATAAAGGCGAGTCCACACACCTTCGAGCCGGTTGCAGTGGCTGATGTGCTCTTCTCCCTCTTCACCATCACCGTGTTCATGCGGTCTCTGTCCATCTTCAGTCATTACCGATATCTGGGAACACTGATGATCTCCATCGGACGGATGTTTGCGGACATCGTGAACTTCATCTCCATGGACGGCGTGGTGACGTTTGCCTTCGCGTGCGGTCTGAACCAGCTGTACTGGTACTACGGGACTGTCCACGAGTATCTGTGTGAGGAGTATTCCAAGGGGAACCTGAAAACGGTGGACTGCCAGAGGTCGCATGGATTCAGCAC CATTTTGAAGACTGTGGAAAGCCTTTTCTGGGCAACCTTCGGCATCACCGACCTGTCCATGTTGGAGCTGGACCCTGACAGCAGTACGCTGGAGGCGCTCCGCATCATGGAACAGCCGGTTCTCACGGAGACGGTGGGGAAACTCATCTTTGTGCTGTTCCATGCCACGGTAGTTCTGGTGCTGCTGAACCTGCTAATCGCCATCATGAGTGACTCATACCAGAGAACACAG GACGAGAAGCGAAGGGACTGGACGTTCTCCATCGTAAAGGACATGTTGTTCTACATGCGAGTGGACCTGTCTCTCGCGCCGCCCTTCAACCTGCTCCTGCTGGTGAAGACCAGTGTGAGCCGTCTCCTGTGTGCCGTGTGCCGACAGGGAAACAGGCGCTCTCCACACTCAGCTATC GGTCAGGGAAGTGTCCACCCATCGTCACCATCTAAACAGGAAAGACAAGAAAAGTACAAG ATGATGATAGACCGTCTGGTGAACAGATACCTGCTCCGGAAGGAACGGGAGACGGAAAACCAGCGCTGA